In one Winogradskyella sp. MH6 genomic region, the following are encoded:
- the murA gene encoding UDP-N-acetylglucosamine 1-carboxyvinyltransferase, which yields MGTFKIEGGHQLKGSIKPQGAKNEALQILCAVLLTPETVTINNIPDIIDVNKLIALLKKLGVKIEKLGKGSYSFKADEVNLKYLESAEFKEDGKGLRGSIMIVGPLLGRFGKGYIPKPGGDKIGRRRLDTHFEGFINLGAKFRYNREDYFYGVEADELKGTYMLLDEASVTGTANIVMAAVLAKGRTTIYNAACEPYLQQLCKMLNRMGAKISGIGSNMLIIDGVESLGGTEHKMLPDMIEIGSWIGLAAMTKSELTIKDVSWDDLGQIPSVFRKLGITVEQQGDDIHIPEHKDGYQIQNYIDGSILTIADAPWPGFTPDLLSIVLVIATQARGEVLIHQKMFESRLFFVDKLIDMGAKIILCDPHRATVIGHDFKSNLKATTMTSPDIRAGISLLIAALSAKGTSTIHNIEQIDRGYEDIDERLRAIGAKIERVPGN from the coding sequence ATGGGTACATTTAAAATCGAAGGCGGACACCAACTGAAAGGATCTATTAAACCTCAAGGTGCTAAGAACGAGGCCTTGCAAATTCTTTGTGCAGTATTATTAACTCCAGAGACTGTTACTATTAATAATATTCCTGATATTATTGATGTTAACAAGCTTATTGCTTTATTAAAAAAGCTAGGTGTTAAAATTGAAAAGCTAGGAAAAGGATCATACAGTTTTAAAGCCGATGAAGTAAATTTAAAGTACTTAGAGTCAGCAGAGTTTAAGGAAGATGGAAAGGGCTTACGTGGCTCTATTATGATTGTTGGTCCATTATTAGGTCGTTTTGGTAAAGGATATATCCCGAAACCTGGAGGTGATAAAATTGGTCGTCGACGTTTAGATACGCACTTTGAAGGCTTTATAAATCTTGGTGCGAAATTTAGATACAACAGAGAAGACTATTTCTATGGAGTAGAAGCAGACGAGCTTAAAGGTACTTACATGCTTTTAGACGAAGCTTCTGTTACAGGTACAGCAAACATTGTTATGGCTGCCGTTTTAGCTAAAGGTAGAACAACAATTTATAATGCGGCTTGTGAACCTTATTTACAACAGTTGTGTAAAATGCTAAATAGAATGGGTGCTAAAATTTCTGGTATTGGTTCTAATATGCTCATTATTGATGGTGTTGAAAGCTTAGGAGGAACTGAACACAAGATGTTACCAGATATGATTGAAATTGGTAGCTGGATTGGTTTAGCAGCAATGACAAAAAGTGAGCTGACCATTAAAGATGTTAGCTGGGACGATTTAGGACAAATTCCTTCTGTCTTCAGAAAATTGGGAATTACGGTAGAGCAACAAGGAGATGATATTCACATTCCTGAACATAAAGATGGCTACCAAATTCAGAATTATATTGATGGTTCTATTCTAACCATTGCAGATGCACCATGGCCTGGTTTTACGCCAGATTTATTAAGTATTGTTTTGGTCATTGCAACACAAGCTAGAGGTGAAGTTTTAATACATCAAAAGATGTTTGAAAGTCGTTTGTTTTTCGTAGATAAGTTGATAGACATGGGAGCTAAGATTATTCTTTGCGATCCTCATAGAGCAACCGTTATTGGTCATGATTTTAAATCTAATTTAAAAGCAACAACCATGACATCGCCAGATATTAGAGCTGGTATTTCGTTGTTAATTGCTGCATTATCTGCAAAAGGAACATCCACAATTCATAATATAGAGCAGATTGATCGTGGTTATGAGGATATAGACGAACGTCTTAGAGCTATTGGAGCAAAGATTGAACGTGTGCCTGGTAATTGA
- a CDS encoding cryptochrome/deoxyribodipyrimidine photo-lyase family protein, which translates to MTPKPHINVVWLKRDLRLQDNEAISNALNTDKPTLLLYVFEHILLNDNHYSERHFNFIKESIRDLNEQLKPFDSKVLAVTSDVQTVFNIIQEFYKIDAIYSHVETGILVTYNRDKEFTRYCRNNFIQWNESKNNGVERGLINRDNWLEKWEDYMSQPLDVFQPTQNQLLDINTISKLENVLTLADLDTPKDSLFQKGGSTTAWKYAYSFFENRHKDYMFNISKPEASRTSCSRLSPYIAWGNISIRQIFKKAQKVKEQSKDKRHIGGFLSRLRWQAHFIQKFEMEHTMENESVNKGYHKLKKSISLKYQQAWREGQTGFPLVDASMRCLIETGYVNFRMRAMLVSFFTHILWQPWQNASEHLSQQFLDFEPGIHFPQLQMQAGETGINNLRIYNPTLNGLKHDPDAEFIKKWVPELAHLDIPFIHEPYLMTELEQGLYEFKLGQDYPEPIVDIKENRKRASDILWNMKKNPEVVKESFRILKRHTLQDRNSLLRNN; encoded by the coding sequence GTGACACCTAAACCACATATCAACGTCGTCTGGTTAAAACGAGACTTAAGGCTTCAGGATAATGAAGCTATTAGTAATGCACTTAATACTGATAAACCTACTCTACTGCTCTATGTGTTTGAACATATTTTACTCAACGATAACCATTACAGCGAGCGTCATTTTAATTTTATTAAAGAATCCATTAGAGATCTCAATGAGCAATTAAAACCTTTTGACTCTAAAGTTCTTGCGGTAACAAGTGATGTTCAAACTGTATTTAATATAATTCAAGAATTCTATAAAATTGACGCCATTTACTCTCATGTAGAAACTGGCATTTTGGTGACATACAACAGAGATAAAGAATTTACACGTTACTGCAGAAACAATTTTATTCAATGGAATGAAAGTAAAAACAATGGCGTAGAACGTGGACTCATAAACAGAGATAACTGGTTAGAAAAGTGGGAGGACTATATGAGTCAACCTCTCGACGTATTTCAACCTACACAAAATCAACTACTAGATATAAACACCATATCAAAATTAGAAAATGTTCTAACTCTAGCTGATTTAGACACACCTAAAGATTCGTTATTTCAAAAAGGAGGAAGTACTACTGCTTGGAAATATGCTTATTCATTTTTTGAAAATCGTCATAAAGACTATATGTTCAACATATCAAAACCTGAAGCATCACGCACAAGTTGTAGTAGACTTTCACCTTATATTGCTTGGGGTAATATATCTATAAGGCAGATTTTCAAAAAAGCACAAAAAGTCAAGGAACAAAGTAAAGATAAAAGACATATTGGTGGCTTTTTATCGCGCTTACGTTGGCAAGCACATTTTATTCAAAAGTTTGAAATGGAACATACCATGGAAAACGAAAGCGTTAACAAAGGGTATCACAAATTAAAAAAGAGCATCTCTCTAAAATACCAACAAGCTTGGCGAGAAGGTCAAACAGGTTTTCCTCTTGTAGATGCAAGTATGCGTTGTTTAATAGAAACAGGTTATGTAAACTTTAGAATGCGGGCAATGCTAGTTTCATTCTTTACTCACATTTTATGGCAACCTTGGCAAAATGCTTCTGAACATTTATCGCAACAATTTTTAGATTTTGAACCTGGTATTCATTTTCCGCAATTGCAAATGCAAGCTGGTGAAACCGGAATAAATAACTTAAGAATTTACAATCCAACCTTAAATGGGCTTAAACACGATCCTGATGCTGAATTTATAAAAAAATGGGTGCCAGAACTTGCTCACTTAGATATTCCATTTATTCACGAACCTTATTTAATGACCGAATTAGAGCAAGGCTTGTACGAATTTAAACTTGGCCAAGACTATCCAGAACCCATCGTAGACATTAAAGAAAACAGAAAGCGTGCTAGCGATATACTTTGGAATATGAAAAAAAATCCAGAGGTTGTAAAAGAAAGTTTTCGCATTTTAAAACGACACACTTTACAAGACAGAAATAGTCTTTTGAGAAACAACTAA
- a CDS encoding cryptochrome/photolyase family protein has product MSEKINIFWFRRDLRLDDNVGFYEALKGEHPVLPIFIFDSEILDKLPKDDARVTFIHETLQNMRQTLQDEHSSCIAIYHGKPIEIYKQIIEDFKINTVYTNHDYEPYAKERDEEIQSFLKTQNIVFKTFKDQVIFEKDEVVKNDGDPYVVYTPYMKTWKETFKTIDLEIFYTNNYLNNLIEHTRLPNLSLSDIGFTKSKQEIADYDVTPTLIQDYEDTRNFPAKDGTSRLGPHLRFGTVSVRKMVKKAIAEKNEVFWQELIWREFFMQILWHFPHTVDKAFKAKYDRIEWRNNEKEFKTWCEGKTGYPLVDAGMRELNETGFMHNRVRMLVGSFLCKHLLIDWRWGEAYFAEKLHDYEMASNVGNWQWVAGSGVDAAPYFRIFNPTTQIQKFDKEHHYIKKWVPEYQELTYPKPMVDHKEARERCLKTYKAALN; this is encoded by the coding sequence ATGAGCGAAAAAATAAACATATTTTGGTTTCGTAGAGACCTGAGGCTAGATGATAATGTAGGATTTTATGAAGCCTTAAAAGGCGAACATCCTGTTTTACCAATTTTTATTTTCGATTCTGAAATATTAGACAAATTACCTAAGGATGACGCTCGTGTAACTTTTATACACGAAACCTTGCAAAACATGAGACAAACCTTGCAAGATGAACATAGTAGCTGCATTGCCATATATCACGGCAAACCAATTGAAATCTACAAACAAATCATCGAAGATTTTAAGATTAATACTGTTTACACCAATCATGATTACGAACCTTATGCCAAGGAACGTGATGAAGAAATTCAATCCTTTTTAAAAACACAAAATATAGTATTTAAAACCTTCAAAGATCAAGTGATTTTTGAAAAGGACGAAGTAGTGAAGAATGATGGTGATCCTTATGTCGTTTACACTCCTTATATGAAAACTTGGAAAGAGACATTCAAAACTATTGATTTAGAAATTTTTTATACCAACAATTATCTAAACAATTTAATAGAGCATACACGCCTACCTAATCTAAGTTTATCTGATATCGGTTTTACAAAGTCAAAACAAGAGATAGCGGATTATGATGTTACACCAACGCTGATTCAAGACTACGAAGACACTCGAAATTTCCCAGCTAAAGACGGTACATCTCGTTTAGGACCTCACCTTCGTTTTGGAACAGTAAGTGTTCGTAAAATGGTAAAAAAAGCAATAGCCGAAAAAAATGAAGTCTTTTGGCAAGAACTGATTTGGCGTGAGTTCTTTATGCAAATCCTATGGCATTTTCCACATACGGTAGATAAGGCTTTCAAAGCTAAATATGACAGAATTGAATGGAGGAATAACGAAAAGGAATTCAAAACGTGGTGTGAAGGAAAAACCGGTTATCCTTTAGTTGATGCAGGAATGCGAGAATTAAACGAAACAGGTTTTATGCACAATAGAGTAAGAATGTTGGTTGGTAGCTTTTTGTGCAAACACTTACTTATAGATTGGCGTTGGGGAGAAGCCTATTTTGCAGAAAAACTACACGATTACGAAATGGCAAGCAATGTTGGTAATTGGCAATGGGTTGCTGGCTCTGGTGTAGATGCTGCACCTTATTTCAGAATTTTTAACCCAACGACTCAAATTCAGAAATTTGACAAAGAACATCATTACATAAAAAAGTGGGTTCCAGAATATCAAGAACTCACCTATCCTAAACCTATGGTAGACCATAAAGAAGCTAGAGAACGTTGTTTAAAAACTTATAAAGCTGCTCTTAATTAA
- a CDS encoding DUF4290 domain-containing protein, whose amino-acid sequence MIDNLEYNTEREHLIIPEYGRHLQKMINYAKTRETKEERNKLAKAIISVMGNLQPHLRDVPDFQHKLWDQLFIMSDFELDADSPYPKPSREELSAGPDPLKYPQSHPKYRFYGNNIKTMIDVACTWEEGDMKEALIYTIANHMKKCYLNWNKDSVEDNVIFDHLFELSNGKINLKNSEEDLSDSSSLMRAKSKYGNKSNSKKSKKKYSNNRKRY is encoded by the coding sequence TTGATTGACAATTTAGAATACAATACAGAGCGCGAACATTTAATAATACCAGAGTATGGTCGTCATTTGCAAAAAATGATTAATTATGCTAAAACTCGCGAGACTAAAGAAGAACGAAATAAATTAGCAAAAGCTATAATTTCTGTGATGGGAAATCTGCAACCTCATTTAAGAGATGTGCCAGATTTTCAGCATAAATTATGGGATCAGTTGTTTATTATGTCTGATTTTGAATTGGATGCAGATTCTCCTTATCCAAAACCATCTCGTGAAGAGCTAAGCGCAGGTCCAGATCCTCTAAAATACCCTCAGAGTCATCCAAAATATCGTTTTTATGGAAACAATATAAAAACAATGATTGATGTTGCTTGTACTTGGGAAGAAGGAGACATGAAAGAAGCATTGATTTACACTATAGCAAATCACATGAAAAAATGCTACCTCAATTGGAACAAGGATAGTGTGGAAGACAATGTTATTTTTGATCATTTGTTTGAATTGTCTAATGGTAAAATCAACCTAAAGAATAGCGAAGAAGATCTTAGTGATTCTTCTAGCTTAATGCGTGCTAAATCTAAGTATGGCAATAAGAGCAACTCTAAAAAGTCCAAAAAGAAATATTCTAATAACAGAAAACGTTACTAA
- a CDS encoding cryptochrome/photolyase family protein, with protein sequence MKNKEHILLFPHQLFQNSQILNINAEIYLIEEYLFFKQYKFHKQKIVFHRASMKAYEDYLKSKGKTVSYIEATSDLCDVRELIPKLIDEGTETLHIIDPTDNWLEKHIKSASKDITIEWYESPLFINTKKDLSSFFKPSKKKFFQTSFYKEQRKKRDVLMVSKEPEGGKWTYDSENRKKYPKDKTPPNIQFPDKSKYHKEAENYVEEHFGSHYGELNDFLAYPIDFESAEQWLQQFFDYRFHEFGVYEDAIVKEEHFLNHSLLSPLINIGLLNPSEVIDNAIDYAKSNDVPINSTEGFVRQILGWREFIRGVYEVKGTEERTKNFWNFKRKIPKSFYDGSTGIKPVDDVIKKVNKTAYAHHIERLMILGNFMVLCEFDPDDVYQWFMELFIDAYDWVMVPNVYGMSLFADGGLMSTKPYISSSNYIMKMSNYSKGDWQEVWDGLFWTFMDKHRGFFESNPRLGMLLGNLDRMKKETLENHFNNAEKFLKTLK encoded by the coding sequence ATGAAAAATAAAGAACACATATTACTCTTCCCACATCAATTATTTCAGAATTCTCAAATTCTAAATATTAATGCAGAAATCTATCTTATTGAAGAGTATCTATTTTTCAAACAGTATAAATTCCATAAACAGAAAATAGTGTTTCACCGAGCTTCTATGAAGGCTTATGAAGATTATTTAAAATCGAAAGGCAAGACCGTAAGTTATATTGAAGCAACTTCAGATTTATGTGATGTTCGTGAATTGATTCCAAAACTAATTGATGAAGGTACGGAAACACTTCATATTATAGATCCGACTGACAATTGGCTAGAAAAACATATTAAATCAGCGTCAAAAGACATTACAATTGAATGGTACGAAAGTCCACTGTTTATAAATACAAAAAAAGATCTCAGCTCGTTTTTCAAACCTTCAAAAAAGAAATTTTTTCAAACTTCATTTTATAAAGAACAACGAAAAAAACGAGATGTTTTAATGGTTTCAAAAGAACCTGAAGGAGGAAAATGGACTTACGATTCCGAAAACAGAAAGAAATATCCAAAGGATAAAACACCTCCAAATATTCAATTTCCTGATAAATCAAAATATCACAAAGAAGCTGAAAATTATGTAGAAGAACACTTTGGTAGTCATTACGGAGAACTGAATGACTTCTTAGCTTACCCAATCGATTTTGAATCTGCAGAGCAATGGTTACAACAATTTTTCGACTATCGCTTTCATGAATTTGGAGTTTATGAAGATGCCATTGTAAAAGAAGAACATTTTTTAAATCATAGTTTGTTATCACCATTAATTAATATTGGCTTGCTAAACCCTTCCGAGGTGATTGATAATGCTATTGATTATGCCAAATCTAATGATGTGCCAATAAATTCAACAGAAGGGTTCGTACGACAAATTTTAGGTTGGAGAGAATTTATCAGAGGTGTTTACGAAGTAAAAGGTACAGAAGAGCGTACCAAGAACTTTTGGAATTTCAAACGAAAAATACCAAAATCATTTTATGATGGTTCCACTGGCATAAAACCTGTGGATGATGTTATTAAGAAAGTTAACAAAACCGCTTATGCTCATCATATAGAACGCTTGATGATTCTAGGAAATTTCATGGTGCTTTGCGAATTTGATCCAGATGATGTTTATCAATGGTTTATGGAGTTATTCATCGATGCTTATGATTGGGTTATGGTACCTAACGTATATGGCATGAGTCTGTTTGCCGATGGTGGTTTAATGTCTACCAAACCTTATATAAGTAGTAGCAACTACATTATGAAAATGAGTAATTATTCCAAAGGTGATTGGCAAGAGGTTTGGGATGGATTATTCTGGACATTTATGGATAAACATAGAGGTTTTTTTGAGAGCAATCCTAGATTAGGTATGCTCTTAGGTAATCTCGATCGCATGAAAAAAGAGACTTTAGAAAACCATTTTAATAACGCTGAAAAATTCCTCAAGACTCTAAAGTGA
- the folE gene encoding GTP cyclohydrolase I FolE, protein MNTKAISKKNGHNLNGFSTEAIGDDHLFTSLETPMKANAFDMSNEEKKNRISILFSEIMDVLGLDLTDDSLSGTPDRVAKMYVEEIFSGLDPQNKPKVALFDNKYQYNQMLVEKNITFYSNCEHHFVPIIGKAHIAYKSSGKVIGLSKLNRIVQYYAKRPQVQERLTQQIANELKTILDTEDIAVIIDAKHLCVSSRGVQDDTSTTVTTYYGGIFNTPEKINEIQNYINN, encoded by the coding sequence ATGAATACAAAAGCAATTTCCAAAAAAAATGGTCATAACCTCAACGGTTTTAGTACAGAAGCTATTGGTGACGACCACCTCTTTACAAGCTTAGAAACACCAATGAAAGCAAACGCTTTCGACATGTCTAATGAAGAAAAGAAAAACAGAATTTCTATTTTATTTTCTGAAATTATGGATGTTTTAGGTTTAGATCTTACAGACGATTCACTTAGTGGTACACCAGACCGTGTTGCCAAAATGTATGTTGAAGAAATATTTTCGGGTTTAGACCCTCAAAATAAACCCAAGGTTGCATTATTCGATAATAAATATCAATACAACCAAATGTTGGTGGAAAAGAATATCACGTTTTATTCCAATTGTGAACATCACTTTGTGCCTATCATAGGAAAAGCGCACATTGCTTATAAATCTTCAGGTAAAGTTATTGGACTTTCAAAACTTAATAGAATCGTTCAATATTACGCCAAAAGACCTCAGGTACAAGAACGTTTAACTCAGCAAATAGCCAACGAGCTAAAAACGATTTTAGATACTGAGGATATTGCAGTGATTATTGATGCCAAACACCTTTGTGTATCTTCAAGAGGAGTTCAAGATGATACTTCTACTACAGTTACGACCTACTATGGTGGCATTTTTAATACACCAGAAAAAATAAATGAAATTCAGAATTACATAAATAATTAA
- a CDS encoding DUF493 family protein — MDENKKSEEFYKKLKSQLQDTALWPTEYLYKFIVPSEPSKIEEIKALFNHLGAVINTRPSKNGKYTSVSVNVRMKNPDEVIAKYKEVGEKVEGVISL; from the coding sequence ATGGACGAGAATAAAAAATCGGAAGAGTTTTACAAAAAGCTAAAATCTCAATTACAGGATACTGCGCTTTGGCCAACAGAATATTTATATAAGTTTATAGTGCCTTCTGAGCCTTCAAAAATAGAAGAAATAAAAGCATTGTTCAACCATTTAGGAGCTGTAATAAATACAAGGCCATCAAAAAATGGTAAATATACAAGTGTTTCTGTAAATGTTAGAATGAAAAATCCTGATGAAGTAATAGCTAAGTACAAGGAAGTAGGCGAAAAGGTAGAGGGTGTAATTTCCCTTTAA
- a CDS encoding DASH family cryptochrome: protein MQKDKIENLVWFRNDLRTIDNAVLSEATKNGSKVFGVYCFDPKQFEVDAFGFKKTEKYRAEFLIETLENLKAQLSSLNIDLLVYHEHPEEIIPSICETYDVNNIYLQKEWTQEEVDIENAVKKKINNVSWHHIYNQFLFHPDDINFEIHQTPQVFTVFRKKLEKYIAIRHKSTIKKQSENNRIENDTKIPTLTDLGFEDFETHTHSAFPFKGGETEVLQRLEDYFFNTKKLGFYKKTRNGLIGKDYSSKFSPWLANGSISARTIYWNVKHFEKEHYNNESTYWLIFELIWRDYFKYISLKHGNQIFKLDGILNKIYEWKIDQKLIDNWINGNTKSDFVNANMIELKETGWMSNRGRQNVASYFAKELQLDWRIGAAYFESLLLDYDVHSNYGNWMYVAGVGNDPRDRKFNVQLQAERYDSKGSYRNLWLQPSLF from the coding sequence ATGCAGAAGGACAAAATAGAAAACTTAGTTTGGTTCAGAAATGATCTTAGAACCATAGATAATGCCGTATTAAGTGAAGCTACAAAAAATGGTAGTAAAGTTTTTGGTGTGTATTGTTTTGATCCAAAACAGTTTGAAGTCGATGCTTTTGGTTTCAAAAAAACTGAGAAATATAGAGCTGAATTTTTAATTGAAACTCTAGAAAATCTAAAAGCGCAACTCAGTAGCCTTAATATAGATCTGTTAGTTTACCATGAGCATCCTGAAGAAATCATTCCTTCAATCTGTGAGACTTATGATGTCAATAATATTTACCTTCAAAAGGAATGGACACAGGAAGAAGTTGATATTGAAAATGCCGTAAAAAAAAAGATAAACAACGTGTCTTGGCATCACATTTACAATCAATTTCTATTTCATCCTGATGATATCAATTTTGAGATTCACCAAACACCTCAAGTATTTACAGTATTCCGAAAAAAGCTTGAAAAATACATAGCTATTCGACACAAGTCGACAATCAAGAAACAATCTGAAAATAATAGAATTGAAAACGATACTAAGATTCCAACATTAACAGATTTAGGTTTTGAAGATTTTGAAACACATACGCATTCTGCGTTTCCATTTAAAGGAGGTGAAACTGAAGTTTTACAACGATTGGAAGACTATTTCTTCAACACCAAAAAATTAGGTTTTTATAAGAAAACTAGAAATGGTTTAATTGGTAAGGACTACAGCTCAAAATTTTCACCTTGGTTGGCTAACGGAAGTATTTCCGCTAGAACGATTTATTGGAACGTCAAGCATTTTGAAAAAGAACACTACAATAATGAGTCTACCTATTGGCTCATTTTTGAATTGATTTGGCGCGACTATTTCAAATACATTTCCCTGAAACATGGTAATCAGATTTTTAAGTTAGATGGTATCCTAAATAAAATTTATGAGTGGAAAATAGACCAAAAATTAATTGACAATTGGATTAATGGAAACACTAAAAGCGACTTTGTAAATGCCAACATGATTGAACTCAAAGAAACGGGCTGGATGAGCAATAGAGGTCGCCAAAATGTTGCATCCTATTTTGCAAAAGAGTTACAACTAGATTGGCGTATTGGTGCTGCTTATTTTGAATCGCTCCTACTCGACTACGATGTTCACAGCAACTATGGCAATTGGATGTATGTGGCAGGAGTTGGCAACGATCCAAGAGATAGAAAATTCAACGTACAGCTTCAGGCTGAACGCTACGACAGTAAAGGAAGTTATAGAAATTTATGGTTACAACCGAGTTTGTTTTAA
- a CDS encoding TIGR03643 family protein, whose protein sequence is MDLTQTHIDRVIEMAWEDRTPFEAIKFQFDLKEQEVITLMRKELKPSSFRLWRKRVQGRATKHIKKRTFDKGRFKCSRQKTITHNSISKR, encoded by the coding sequence ATGGATTTAACCCAAACACATATAGATCGAGTTATTGAAATGGCTTGGGAAGACCGAACACCTTTTGAAGCTATAAAATTTCAATTCGATTTAAAAGAACAAGAGGTTATCACCTTAATGCGTAAGGAATTAAAACCTAGTAGCTTCAGATTATGGCGAAAACGTGTACAAGGAAGAGCTACTAAACATATAAAGAAAAGAACGTTCGACAAGGGCAGATTTAAATGCTCTCGTCAAAAAACAATAACACACAACTCTATTTCAAAACGTTAA
- a CDS encoding SRPBCC family protein has product MKIYTLHKKQNLPISVDEAWDFLSDPRNLKTITPDYMGFHILSGADRPMFPGQIIQYIVTPVLGIKTKWVTEITHVKDKEYFVDEQRFGPYALWHHKHFIKPIEGGIEMEDIIDYKVPMGILGQLVHPILVKPKLEEIFNYRTTKLEELFGKY; this is encoded by the coding sequence ATGAAAATTTACACCTTACATAAAAAGCAGAATTTACCAATTTCTGTAGATGAAGCATGGGATTTTTTATCCGACCCAAGAAATTTAAAAACCATTACTCCAGATTATATGGGCTTTCATATACTTTCTGGTGCCGATAGACCTATGTTTCCTGGGCAAATTATTCAATATATTGTTACACCTGTATTGGGAATTAAAACAAAATGGGTTACAGAAATCACACACGTTAAGGACAAAGAATATTTTGTAGATGAACAACGTTTTGGACCTTACGCACTTTGGCATCATAAGCATTTTATAAAACCCATTGAAGGTGGTATAGAAATGGAAGATATTATAGATTATAAAGTTCCTATGGGTATTTTGGGTCAATTGGTGCATCCTATTTTGGTAAAGCCAAAACTTGAAGAAATTTTTAATTACAGAACAACAAAGCTTGAAGAGTTGTTTGGAAAGTATTAA
- a CDS encoding SDR family NAD(P)-dependent oxidoreductase produces the protein MKTIIVIGGSKGIGKAIISSLLSSYDNIINISRTEPEISSGNVKHYSCDILTDDLPDIESTDGLVYCPGSINLKPINRLSIEDFQDDFNINVIGAVKAIQKYLPALKKGNKPSIVLFSTVAAKLGMPFHSSVAASKSAIEGLTKSLGAELSPTIRVNAIAPTVTDTQLASKLLRNDSMIEKMNERHPLKKFLQPEEVADMAAFLLSDKAASLSGQTFEMDCGIVSFKL, from the coding sequence ATGAAAACTATAATTGTCATAGGCGGAAGCAAAGGCATTGGTAAAGCCATAATTTCGTCTTTGCTTTCTTCTTATGATAACATTATTAATATCAGTAGAACTGAACCCGAAATTTCTAGTGGTAATGTAAAGCATTATTCTTGCGATATTCTCACAGATGATTTACCAGATATTGAAAGTACAGATGGGTTGGTCTATTGCCCTGGAAGCATCAATCTTAAACCTATAAATCGTTTGAGTATAGAAGATTTTCAGGACGACTTTAATATCAATGTTATAGGTGCTGTAAAAGCGATTCAAAAATATTTACCAGCATTAAAGAAAGGGAATAAACCTTCTATTGTACTTTTCAGTACTGTTGCTGCAAAATTAGGAATGCCATTTCACTCAAGTGTTGCTGCTTCAAAATCTGCTATTGAAGGTTTAACAAAGTCTTTAGGAGCAGAATTATCACCAACTATTAGAGTTAATGCTATTGCACCAACAGTGACTGATACACAGTTAGCATCAAAACTTTTGAGGAATGATAGTATGATTGAAAAAATGAACGAACGTCATCCTCTTAAAAAATTCCTTCAACCTGAAGAAGTTGCTGATATGGCTGCTTTTTTATTGTCTGATAAAGCTGCATCATTATCAGGACAGACTTTTGAGATGGATTGTGGAATTGTAAGTTTTAAACTTTAG
- a CDS encoding TspO/MBR family protein gives MNKIQFLILFLVINFGGLALGSWLMDNGPTSDWYLSLNKAHWTPPGWLFGVAWSTIMVCFSWYLAELFMLRASKYLWMIYVFQVILNVGWNYVFFNQHLTTVGLGVIILLTLVILYLFITFRSDRLKYAKYLLLPYIIWLCIATSLNAYIVLNN, from the coding sequence ATGAATAAAATCCAATTTCTCATACTATTTTTAGTCATTAACTTTGGTGGTTTAGCTTTAGGAAGCTGGCTGATGGATAATGGACCAACTTCTGATTGGTATTTAAGTTTAAATAAAGCTCATTGGACTCCACCTGGTTGGTTATTTGGTGTGGCTTGGAGCACAATTATGGTATGTTTCTCTTGGTATTTAGCAGAGCTGTTTATGTTGAGAGCTTCAAAATATTTATGGATGATATACGTATTTCAGGTCATTTTGAATGTTGGATGGAACTATGTGTTTTTCAACCAACATTTAACCACTGTCGGGCTTGGAGTGATTATCTTACTGACCTTAGTCATTCTTTATTTATTCATCACATTTAGAAGTGATCGATTGAAATATGCCAAATACCTACTTCTACCCTATATCATTTGGTTGTGTATTGCCACATCACTAAATGCTTACATCGTTTTAAACAACTAA